The segment AGTTCTGCGAATTCCTGGTTTATTATGATTGGATCGCCGAGTTTAACCATGCCTTCAGCTTCTTCCTTATCAGAAGCTCCAATATCTATGAACATATCCTCGTATCCGATTACTTTCTTTCTTTCAGCTTCTTTCATTCTGTGAGGTGGTTTTGAACCTATGACTCCTGTGACTGTTCCATTGGATGTGTGTATGGTTACTTCCTGGTTCAGGAGCATCTGATCGTTTATTCCACCGATCTTGGAGAATTTTATGAAACCTTCCTTGTCGATGTAGCGAACCAGTAACCCTATTTCGTCCATGTGGGCCGCCAACATCACTCTTTTACCGCCCTCTTTACCTTTTTTAAGGGCGATCATGTTTCCCATGTTGTCGACTTCCATTTCATCAACATGGCCTTCAAGTTCATCCATCATTAAATTTCGAATTTCATCTTCAAAACCGGAGATTCCCGGTGCTTCTGTAAGTTTTTTAAGCAGATCTCGCACTTTATTACCTTCTAAACTGTTTTTAAAGTCTATTTAATGGATCTCATTCAATGAAAAATATGTTTAATCTATTGAATCCTAGGAATTATATGTTTTTACATTAATTAACTTTATAGAAAAAATTGATACATCAGAACCTTCATTTTTTTTGTGGCCCCAATAAAATAGTAGTGAAAAAAATTTGTTGAAATTTTAAAAAAATGATGTATTTTAAAAATTGATGTTCCTACAAGGATTTTATCAGGATTATAATTCCTATTAAAACTATTACTATGGGTCCCAACTGTTCCTGAATGTACTGGTAGGGTATGATTCCCAGGTTAACTGCGTACCATAAAACACCTGCTATTATGAAACATAAACTGATATAAACGCCCCATATGTTGATCTTCCCCTTCATCTTTTTATTTTCAGGCTTATTTATTTTGATATCATCGTTCATTTGATTCACCTTCAATTGACAACTTAGTTTTTTTTTAAAAATTTCAACAATTATAAGTTATTCAATCCTTTTAACTTCTAAAAATACACGATTAAAACTTAAACCCTATGCAGTTTCAATTAAATAGTTATGTCTTGCTTTTTGTAATGTCACGTTACCCTTTAATTTATTTGTATCTGTGTAGTTAGATTCTGCATCATATCCCTGGGATATAAGTGAGGTTACCACTCCTTCAGCCACGTACTTTTGAGTATTGTAATCAATGGGCCTTGAAAAATGCAAGGTCATCACTATTGGGTCGCTTCCTGTAACATCTATACTTGTAACCCTCAGAGGTTGCATGCTCCTATCCAACAGTGCCATGGTTGAAGTGGCGTTATCAGCACCTAATTTCACAGAAGTTTCTATAATGTTTTTTTCATTGGCATCGGCTATGAAAGTAGCGAAGACAAGGACTATTGCCAGTACAATGGCCAGAAATAGTATCAATTCAACTGAAATTTGTGCCCTATCATCCATTCTCATGTTTCTCTTTTTTATTTATAATACAGTATATTTTTTACTATTTAATTCACTGAATTTTCATTTTTGTATCACCTTATTATCTTATGCTTGTTGATCACAGACCATAAAAATCAGTAATAAAAAATAAATCAATGATATTAATTCAAAAGGTATATAAACCTTGTGCCGCCATATAATTTATTAATTGGATAGATTTAATGATTTTAAAAAGTGGAGAGGACTGATTTGAGTATTAAAAGGGATTCAAGGGGCTATGCGTTTTCTCTAGATTTATTACTTGCACTCATACCCATCACAATAGTTTTGGGCATGGTTGCAGGTGATGTGGACAACATGATGTACCAGGTTCAGGACACTGTTTTCAGGGGATCAATGGATCGTGTGGCATTTGATACCATGAACACACTTCTTGAAACATCCGGAACACCTACGAATTGGGAGGAAACTGGTAATCCTTCAGTTGCAGGTCTTGCAATATACGATCCATCTGACGGACCATTAGAGGGGACTATAGATACAAATAAACTGCCTTCACTTACCCAAGGTGATGTTCAAAATTTAATTGGAGATGATTATGACTTTTTCATGAAGGTCACCTACCTAAAGGATGGTACACTTGTTAAATCATTGGGAACCTATAACTCAGGTGCAGAGGATATAGTCCGAGTTGAGAGGGTTGCAATTTATTCCAACCTTAAAATAGTATCCCAAGCGAAGGATCTTATAAGGTATACAGGAACTCCAAGGGTATACTCAAACCCCCCAGATCCTTTCCAAACCAGCAAATATTATCTGCAAACATATGATTATTATGTTCTCCTTGTTAACAGAGGGTACAGCTCCGTAGAAGTCAATATAAACAATGAGAGAGTATTTGATCCAAATGATATTCGTGGATCCCAGGATGAGTATGCCACTTTGGTTAAGTTAATTGATCCAAAAGCTTTGTACAACGAAACAGAGCTACAGAACAATACCGTGGATGTTAGGGGAACAAGTACTCCAGGATCTTCCCTTGATGTTTACATAGTGCAGGTTGTTAAGGGCACTCCTAAAGAGGATGTTAATTTAGACAGTGTTGTGCCTCAGAAGGTTAAATTTGAGCTTTATATTTGGCCCAGATGATTGTATAAGTAGTTAAAATGGTGATAAATAATGGATGATAAGGGTTTTATTTTCACAACGGACGCCGTGCTTGGTTTAGTGGTAGTAATAGTGTTTACTGCTTCTTTGATTACTTACTTCGCTCTGCCAGTGTACAATGGAGAGGATCATCAACATTTACAAGCCCTTGCTGATAGTGCCCTCAGTGTTATGGAACAGGATGGAAGTCTTCGACTTGCAGCAATCAAAAAGGCCAGGGGAGATACATCAGGAGCTCAATTAATTCTAAATTCAGAACTGGAAATATTGATACCTGATAGTACAGCTTACAATATTACTGTGGGTGAGGGTACAAATACTGTTTCTGCT is part of the Methanobacterium aggregans genome and harbors:
- a CDS encoding class III signal peptide-containing protein, translated to MDDRAQISVELILFLAIVLAIVLVFATFIADANEKNIIETSVKLGADNATSTMALLDRSMQPLRVTSIDVTGSDPIVMTLHFSRPIDYNTQKYVAEGVVTSLISQGYDAESNYTDTNKLKGNVTLQKARHNYLIETA